A genomic stretch from Arenicella xantha includes:
- a CDS encoding alkaline phosphatase D family protein has protein sequence MKSFLQRRAVLGLIASSVLAACKPSSTKPSGNASTDASVKQAESSLTNHWRAAKQLTSSMFQYGIASGDPAADSVVIWTHVNANAPALVDWEVSLSPDFKELVSHGQVTTDAEQDFTVKAIPANLKSGTAYYYRFKFANTLSPVGRTKTLPVGSLNQYGIALASCSNYAFGFFNAYDAIANDSKVDLVLHTGDYIYEYGADGWGAETAQQIGRVHEPAHEIVSLADYRARHAQYKTDQGSLAMHATHPMVCCWDDHETANNPWIGGAQNHQADTEGEWADRRSASVRAYYEWMPIRDPHTLDERLAFSRAYRIGDLANLVTLETRHTARAEQIDYLKYFEGIQSMADAERFTQDVIAEPGRRMLSSETEALVQQEFAPTEGTMQPWHLLGSASPIARMLVPDVLSMGVLDGEPPEQMESFAAQALVWKGKYNMPFYTDTWDGYPWARQRFYEACQSVSATDLVFLTGDSHSFWINKISDDSGVAMGVELGTAGISSPGDFVESGWSRPVAEKLDRLFESQLDEVIWTDNLNQGYVRLDLGREQAEASFVAVSTVLEPNYTSRVIKRSVIQRNDNALQFAT, from the coding sequence ATGAAATCATTTTTACAACGCCGTGCCGTACTCGGACTTATCGCCAGTAGCGTGCTGGCCGCCTGCAAACCATCAAGCACTAAGCCGAGTGGCAATGCCTCAACAGACGCATCGGTGAAGCAAGCTGAGTCATCGCTGACTAACCATTGGCGGGCAGCCAAGCAACTTACCTCGTCGATGTTTCAGTATGGAATTGCCAGCGGCGATCCAGCTGCTGATAGCGTCGTGATTTGGACGCATGTTAATGCCAATGCGCCGGCACTGGTTGATTGGGAGGTGTCACTTAGCCCTGATTTCAAAGAGCTCGTGTCACACGGCCAAGTCACCACCGATGCGGAACAGGATTTCACCGTAAAGGCGATTCCCGCAAACCTTAAATCAGGCACGGCTTATTATTACCGTTTTAAGTTCGCGAATACGCTATCGCCAGTGGGGCGAACTAAGACTCTGCCGGTCGGTAGTCTTAACCAATATGGCATCGCGCTGGCATCTTGTTCTAATTACGCTTTTGGCTTTTTTAATGCCTATGATGCCATTGCTAACGATTCCAAAGTTGATCTGGTATTACATACTGGAGACTATATTTACGAGTACGGGGCTGACGGTTGGGGTGCTGAAACAGCGCAGCAAATCGGCAGAGTGCATGAGCCTGCGCATGAAATTGTAAGTCTGGCAGATTACCGCGCTCGACATGCGCAATACAAAACAGATCAGGGTAGCCTTGCGATGCACGCTACGCATCCCATGGTGTGTTGTTGGGACGACCATGAAACGGCTAATAACCCATGGATCGGCGGCGCGCAAAACCATCAAGCTGACACTGAAGGTGAGTGGGCTGACAGACGCTCGGCATCGGTGCGCGCGTACTATGAATGGATGCCTATTCGCGACCCGCACACACTAGATGAACGCTTGGCATTTTCGCGTGCTTATCGGATCGGTGATCTCGCAAATCTGGTGACGCTTGAAACTCGTCATACCGCACGTGCAGAACAAATTGATTACCTCAAATATTTTGAAGGGATCCAATCCATGGCCGATGCTGAGCGCTTTACGCAAGACGTGATCGCCGAGCCGGGGCGGCGGATGCTTTCAAGTGAAACCGAAGCGTTGGTGCAACAAGAGTTTGCTCCAACCGAGGGCACAATGCAGCCTTGGCACTTGCTTGGCAGTGCAAGTCCGATTGCCCGAATGTTAGTTCCCGACGTACTTAGCATGGGTGTTTTAGACGGCGAACCACCGGAACAAATGGAAAGCTTTGCAGCGCAAGCCTTGGTTTGGAAAGGTAAGTACAATATGCCGTTTTATACTGACACTTGGGATGGTTATCCGTGGGCACGTCAGCGTTTTTATGAGGCCTGCCAATCTGTGTCTGCCACTGATCTGGTGTTTCTCACTGGCGATAGTCATAGCTTTTGGATCAACAAGATCAGCGATGATAGTGGCGTTGCAATGGGCGTTGAGTTAGGTACCGCTGGAATTTCATCACCAGGTGATTTTGTCGAGAGTGGCTGGAGTCGGCCGGTAGCGGAGAAGCTAGATAGACTGTTCGAGTCACAACTTGATGAAGTGATTTGGACCGATAATCTTAACCAGGGCTATGTTCGTTTAGACCTTGGTCGTGAACAGGCCGAAGCTAGCTTTGTTGCGGTTAGCACCGTGCTGGAGCCAAACTATACCAGCCGAGTGATTAAACGCAGTGTGATTCAACGCAATGACAATGCGCTACAGTTTGCTACCTAG
- a CDS encoding TonB-dependent receptor domain-containing protein: protein MKSSVTMHATRTRLAQSILLATTLMSGLSVSVSYAEEGALEEIIVVSKQKIFANQSTTESMQHQQNPITSVLATINTLPGVNITEGDAFGFDDWSTTINLRGFQNSLSDQQVGITIDGFPNGESNYGGGSKANRFVDSSNLQGVDVSQGTADIGSRSLEALGGTLNFLTRDPRHTAGANAQVSFGDHDALRYAVSYDTGTVLEESTRLFVSASHQEATDWVNNAAENDRDHLAAKLISELGQTTITAYLAYDEVQEDNYQRITLSEFQADPNSDRLLGDWTGIPYVDQVHRRGWSTLRENTFGYLKLDHELDSGLSLSAGVYMHDNEGRGDWVPPQIVDVANDNGGPESEVLGGNTVYGEPITGAFYFVDAAGNALTARDGCASSITFPYGGAGPEYDPACYQDGAIAVQSYRHTHYQKDRLGLTADLAYQMELGGHDNEVRLGVWYEDQTRNESRDWHRIIDTSVGPDFDPQPYYVQYDREYPREVLNYYLEDSLSIGSLTATVGIRQFFVDVERVDNFDAGNRTSLNSDSDVLFSGGVRWDTPVDGLELFASYSENYKALGDLVLEQDAVDTSDIDPETSENVELGLRFVGDQASATVTYFNSTFENRLEFFGAQTAGNIPNYAIGTDGRYDNVGGIETDGFEVSGTYSISDSLSLYSAFTRINATYVGTGLGAAADAALGIFPANTVVNTPENSLVVSADWNNDIYRTGLSIKYVDDRFIDRANSSVAESYTTSDFYFGVTGAVFSESLDAMDFSVVVNNLFDESYLGGISGFGAWIGAPRTAVLSISADF, encoded by the coding sequence ATGAAGTCATCAGTCACCATGCATGCTACGCGCACGCGATTGGCGCAATCAATTCTTCTTGCAACAACTCTTATGAGTGGTTTGTCAGTGTCAGTTAGCTATGCCGAAGAGGGCGCACTGGAAGAAATTATTGTTGTGAGTAAACAAAAAATATTTGCAAACCAGTCAACCACTGAGAGTATGCAACATCAGCAAAATCCAATTACCTCGGTTTTAGCTACGATTAATACCTTACCTGGCGTCAATATTACTGAAGGCGATGCGTTTGGTTTTGACGATTGGTCGACCACAATCAACCTGCGTGGTTTTCAAAATAGCTTGTCAGATCAGCAGGTGGGTATAACCATTGATGGTTTCCCGAATGGTGAATCCAATTACGGTGGAGGCTCTAAGGCGAATCGTTTTGTCGACTCGTCTAATTTGCAAGGTGTTGACGTATCACAAGGCACCGCTGATATTGGTTCACGGTCTCTCGAAGCCCTTGGCGGTACGTTGAATTTCCTGACCCGTGATCCGCGTCACACTGCTGGCGCCAACGCACAGGTCTCTTTCGGTGATCACGACGCCTTACGTTATGCGGTAAGTTACGATACTGGAACCGTGCTCGAAGAATCGACAAGGTTGTTTGTTTCGGCATCGCATCAGGAGGCCACAGACTGGGTTAATAATGCCGCCGAGAATGATCGCGATCATTTAGCCGCAAAGCTGATTTCGGAATTGGGCCAAACGACTATCACTGCCTATTTGGCTTACGACGAAGTTCAAGAGGATAACTATCAACGGATTACCTTAAGTGAGTTTCAAGCCGATCCAAATTCTGATCGGCTATTGGGCGACTGGACCGGCATTCCTTATGTTGATCAGGTGCATCGTCGGGGTTGGTCAACCTTGCGCGAAAATACCTTTGGGTATCTTAAGCTAGATCACGAACTGGATAGTGGCCTTAGCTTAAGTGCTGGCGTGTATATGCATGATAACGAGGGGCGGGGTGATTGGGTTCCGCCGCAGATCGTTGATGTGGCTAATGACAATGGTGGGCCTGAATCCGAAGTGTTGGGCGGCAATACAGTTTATGGTGAGCCGATTACCGGCGCGTTCTATTTCGTCGATGCGGCTGGCAATGCGTTAACTGCTCGCGATGGCTGTGCTTCGTCTATTACGTTTCCATACGGCGGCGCTGGACCTGAATATGATCCGGCTTGTTATCAAGATGGCGCGATCGCGGTACAGTCTTATCGGCATACTCATTATCAGAAAGATCGGCTCGGTTTGACTGCGGATCTAGCGTATCAAATGGAACTTGGCGGGCATGACAACGAAGTTCGCCTAGGGGTGTGGTACGAAGATCAAACCCGCAATGAATCTCGAGACTGGCACCGAATTATTGATACAAGCGTTGGGCCAGACTTTGATCCACAGCCATACTACGTTCAATATGATCGTGAGTACCCCCGTGAAGTGCTCAATTATTATCTCGAAGACAGTCTTTCGATTGGTTCGCTAACCGCCACCGTCGGCATTCGCCAATTCTTTGTTGATGTTGAACGCGTTGACAACTTCGATGCGGGTAATCGCACAAGCTTGAACTCGGATTCTGATGTTCTGTTCTCCGGCGGAGTGCGTTGGGATACCCCGGTAGACGGACTAGAGCTGTTTGCCAGCTATTCTGAAAACTACAAAGCATTGGGTGATCTAGTGCTGGAGCAGGACGCAGTCGATACCTCGGACATTGATCCTGAAACCTCGGAAAATGTCGAACTGGGTTTACGCTTCGTCGGTGACCAAGCGTCAGCGACGGTAACGTATTTCAACAGCACATTTGAAAATCGCTTAGAGTTTTTTGGTGCGCAAACGGCCGGCAATATTCCTAATTACGCAATTGGCACCGATGGCCGCTATGACAACGTTGGTGGTATTGAGACCGATGGCTTTGAAGTGTCTGGAACCTATTCGATCAGCGACTCTTTATCACTCTACTCGGCGTTTACTCGCATCAATGCGACGTATGTCGGTACTGGCTTAGGGGCGGCAGCAGATGCCGCGCTTGGTATTTTTCCAGCAAACACGGTAGTGAACACGCCTGAAAATTCATTGGTGGTGTCAGCTGACTGGAATAATGATATTTACCGCACTGGGTTAAGCATTAAATACGTAGACGACCGCTTTATAGATCGTGCTAACAGCTCGGTAGCCGAGTCTTACACGACTAGCGATTTTTACTTTGGCGTGACCGGAGCTGTGTTTAGTGAGTCGCTCGACGCAATGGACTTCAGCGTGGTGGTAAACAACTTGTTCGACGAATCCTATCTTGGCGGAATTTCCGGTTTCGGTGCTTGGATTGGTGCCCCGCGAACTGCTGTGTTGTCGATCTCGGCAGATTTCTAA
- a CDS encoding transporter — MKNSLRIASVCSAFIAASASVSVWADNNVNHGANLASGHAPIGVMGDHRHSQGEIMFSYRAMRMDMEGNRVGDERVSTSDIVGSMMAPGQFMVAPTRMPMTMHMVGMMYGVSDRVTLSAMGSFVESDMDHVMRNGNTFRTESSGVGDVKLGALIGILDRGAHKLHLNVGVSLPTGSTTERDDTPAQLDALLPYPMQLGSGTYDLLPGITYVARIGQRTSMGAQVTATIRLDENDEGYTLGDRLGLTSWVARDLSDQLSVSARLNLLDWDNISGSNDQLNPMMVQTANTDLQAGTRLDLSLGLNYAFSNGHRLAFEYARPIDQDLDGPQLETDATYTIGWQKAF, encoded by the coding sequence ATGAAAAACTCTTTACGAATTGCCAGCGTTTGCTCGGCGTTTATTGCTGCTTCAGCTTCTGTATCGGTATGGGCCGATAACAATGTTAATCATGGTGCGAATCTAGCATCGGGTCACGCGCCTATCGGCGTTATGGGTGATCATCGCCACTCCCAAGGCGAAATTATGTTCTCGTATCGTGCGATGCGTATGGATATGGAAGGCAATCGAGTGGGCGATGAGCGTGTGTCGACCAGTGATATTGTTGGTAGCATGATGGCCCCAGGCCAATTTATGGTGGCGCCGACGCGGATGCCAATGACCATGCATATGGTCGGCATGATGTACGGCGTTAGTGATCGAGTTACGCTGAGTGCCATGGGTAGTTTTGTTGAAAGTGACATGGACCACGTGATGCGAAATGGGAATACATTTCGCACTGAGTCTTCTGGTGTTGGTGACGTAAAACTAGGGGCATTGATTGGTATATTAGATCGTGGCGCGCATAAACTGCATCTGAACGTTGGCGTCAGTCTGCCGACCGGCTCGACCACTGAACGAGATGATACGCCAGCTCAGCTCGATGCCTTGTTACCGTACCCAATGCAACTTGGTTCTGGCACATATGACTTATTGCCTGGCATCACCTATGTTGCTCGTATCGGTCAGCGCACTAGCATGGGCGCGCAAGTCACTGCCACTATCCGCCTCGATGAAAACGATGAAGGCTATACGCTGGGTGATCGCCTTGGTTTGACGTCTTGGGTTGCGCGCGATTTGAGTGACCAGCTAAGTGTCTCGGCTCGATTAAATCTGCTGGATTGGGACAACATTAGTGGCAGCAACGACCAACTAAACCCGATGATGGTGCAAACCGCCAACACAGATTTGCAGGCAGGTACTCGCCTAGATCTGTCGTTAGGTTTGAACTATGCGTTTAGCAATGGTCACCGCTTGGCGTTTGAATATGCTAGGCCAATTGATCAAGACCTAGACGGCCCACAATTGGAAACGGATGCAACCTACACCATAGGTTGGCAAAAAGCGTTCTAA
- a CDS encoding alpha/beta hydrolase family protein has protein sequence MRSILLTLSLLTLVNIDSVLAEEADTSRLFTSERVFDLEYADDPQISPDGRFIVYARKSMSKLKDRVVSDLWIIDTKNGTQRPLISGQGSSSSARWSPNGDRLLYVTSTDGKPDLRVRFMDTGESFSVAQLEHSPSRPVWSPDAKSIAFTMFVPSQGLALATAPKAPEQAEWAEPVKVIDDLTFRFDGAGYLKKGHSEVFTVSAQGGTPRRITTSDNGLSGVQWLGNDQVVVAGNEVEDAELDPIESEIYQIDLGTLALTALTQRDGPDRSPAVSPNGRSIAYLGYDDKLKAYQQTDLYVMPADGSEPKNLTQDFDRSISSIAWRPDGKGILAQVGVDGEIHLISIDLAGNRSTLATDVGGTSFGRPYGSGSFSVASNGGSQPKIAYTKASTERPAEVAMTTGAKQSKTMTDLNSDVLDYLDMAKIEEISVKSRHDQRDIEAWVALPPGFKADGTYPMILEIHGGPFAMYGPFFGAEIQRYAAQGYVTVYVNPRGSTGYGEEFAQLIDLAYPGNDHDDLMSVVDELISKQYVSDKRLFITGGSGGGVLTAWAVGKTQRFAAAATVKPVINWTSMALSADIARFVSRHWLRAQPWEDPELYWRLSPLSLVGNVKTPTLVMVGEADWRTPAWEAEQFYTALKVQKVDTALVRVPGASHLIAARPSQLIAKVDNIMAWFAKYDLKPEDAGSSEQVTTSK, from the coding sequence ATGAGATCGATTTTACTCACTTTAAGTCTCCTAACCCTAGTTAATATCGATTCTGTTTTGGCGGAAGAGGCAGATACGTCACGTTTATTCACGTCTGAGCGCGTGTTTGACCTTGAGTATGCTGACGACCCTCAGATATCACCGGATGGGCGCTTCATTGTCTATGCGCGCAAATCAATGAGTAAGCTCAAGGATCGAGTTGTCAGTGATCTATGGATCATTGATACCAAGAACGGCACGCAGCGACCATTAATCAGCGGTCAAGGCTCAAGTTCCTCGGCGCGCTGGTCACCTAACGGAGATCGTTTATTGTATGTGACGAGCACCGACGGCAAACCTGATTTGCGGGTACGCTTCATGGATACCGGTGAGAGTTTCTCTGTAGCGCAATTAGAGCATTCGCCAAGCCGACCGGTGTGGTCGCCCGATGCAAAATCAATCGCATTTACGATGTTTGTACCATCGCAAGGTCTAGCATTAGCCACAGCGCCGAAAGCACCGGAGCAGGCTGAATGGGCCGAGCCGGTTAAGGTGATCGATGACCTGACCTTTCGGTTTGACGGGGCAGGTTATCTAAAAAAGGGGCACAGTGAAGTGTTTACGGTCAGTGCTCAAGGAGGAACGCCACGTCGTATCACCACTAGTGATAATGGCTTATCAGGTGTTCAATGGCTGGGGAATGACCAAGTGGTGGTGGCGGGCAACGAAGTAGAAGATGCTGAGTTGGATCCGATTGAGAGCGAAATTTATCAAATCGATTTAGGTACTTTGGCACTCACGGCATTAACCCAACGGGACGGTCCAGACCGGAGTCCCGCGGTGTCGCCGAATGGTCGGAGCATCGCTTATTTGGGGTATGACGACAAACTCAAAGCGTATCAACAAACTGACCTGTATGTGATGCCGGCGGATGGTTCAGAACCTAAGAATTTAACGCAAGACTTTGATCGTTCGATTAGTTCGATCGCGTGGCGGCCAGATGGTAAGGGCATACTCGCGCAAGTCGGTGTGGATGGCGAAATTCATCTAATCTCGATTGACCTTGCGGGCAATCGGTCGACTCTAGCCACTGACGTCGGCGGCACATCGTTTGGCCGGCCGTATGGTTCAGGTAGCTTTTCGGTTGCGTCGAATGGTGGGTCGCAACCCAAAATTGCGTATACCAAAGCCAGTACTGAGCGCCCGGCTGAAGTTGCGATGACCACTGGGGCGAAACAAAGTAAGACCATGACCGACCTCAATAGCGATGTCTTGGACTATCTTGATATGGCAAAAATTGAGGAGATCTCCGTTAAGTCACGACATGATCAGCGCGATATCGAAGCTTGGGTCGCTCTGCCGCCAGGGTTCAAAGCTGACGGCACTTACCCGATGATTCTGGAGATTCATGGTGGGCCATTTGCGATGTACGGGCCATTTTTTGGCGCTGAAATCCAACGTTATGCGGCACAAGGCTACGTCACTGTTTACGTTAATCCGCGTGGTTCAACCGGCTACGGTGAAGAGTTTGCTCAACTGATTGATTTAGCCTACCCAGGTAATGACCATGACGATTTAATGAGCGTGGTTGATGAATTGATCAGCAAGCAATACGTTAGCGATAAACGGCTGTTTATCACTGGTGGTTCCGGTGGTGGTGTCTTGACCGCTTGGGCCGTTGGTAAAACTCAACGCTTTGCGGCGGCCGCCACCGTTAAGCCGGTAATCAATTGGACATCGATGGCTTTGTCGGCTGATATTGCACGCTTTGTTAGCCGGCATTGGTTACGCGCCCAGCCTTGGGAAGATCCCGAATTATATTGGCGCTTGTCACCACTGTCATTGGTCGGCAACGTTAAGACGCCGACTTTGGTGATGGTGGGCGAAGCTGATTGGCGAACCCCAGCATGGGAAGCCGAACAGTTTTACACGGCGTTGAAAGTTCAAAAAGTCGACACCGCATTGGTCCGCGTGCCCGGTGCATCACATTTGATTGCGGCTCGCCCTAGTCAATTAATTGCGAAGGTCGATAACATAATGGCATGGTTTGCCAAATACGATCTCAAGCCTGAAGACGCTGGCTCAAGCGAGCAAGTAACAACAAGTAAGTAA
- a CDS encoding EVE domain-containing protein has translation MNYWLFKSEPDEYSIDDLKNEARGWEIWDGIRNYQARNILRDQVASGDQVFFYHSSCKQVGIAGIMTVVRAGYPDPAQFDETSRYYDVKASLDSPRWFSVDVAFKEKFDDLILLKDIKRNPALVNMALVNQSRLSIQPVTPIEWQAVLAMRA, from the coding sequence ATGAACTATTGGTTGTTTAAATCCGAGCCCGACGAATACAGCATTGATGACCTGAAAAATGAAGCGCGAGGTTGGGAAATATGGGACGGCATCCGAAATTACCAAGCTCGCAATATCCTGCGCGACCAGGTTGCTAGCGGTGATCAAGTGTTCTTCTACCACAGCAGTTGTAAGCAGGTCGGTATTGCCGGCATTATGACCGTGGTTAGAGCGGGGTATCCTGATCCCGCTCAGTTCGATGAAACCAGTCGATATTACGATGTTAAAGCCAGCCTTGATTCGCCGCGTTGGTTTAGTGTCGACGTTGCGTTCAAAGAAAAGTTCGACGATCTGATTTTGCTCAAGGACATTAAGCGAAACCCAGCGCTTGTGAACATGGCGCTAGTCAATCAAAGTCGCCTTTCTATTCAGCCCGTCACGCCAATAGAATGGCAGGCGGTTTTGGCAATGCGAGCTTGA